The following are encoded in a window of Bacteroidales bacterium genomic DNA:
- the nhaA gene encoding Na+/H+ antiporter NhaA has translation MIDKIIITPFQKFIKIESFSGILLFSATIIALIWANSQYSHIYESLWQYKLGINTQDFKLAKPLIFWINDGLMVIFFFLIGLEIKRELLIGELDSIKKAAFPFFSAIGGMIFPVALFIFLNKNPETSSGWGIPMAADIAFSLAILKLLGNRVPLSLTVFLTAFAIIDDIGAVLVIAIFYSSSINLLLLAYALILILILSFLSYRKIYAKYLILLFGIIIWLLFLKAGIHPTVAGVLLAFTIPIRQKIDIKTYTNKLCDIANEIKGTTDNKKYILSKKQIEHIDNLEACTDKVQSPLQLLEHRLHNWVAYFIIPIFALANAGVVFNTDMNLDYSLITNIVICLFIGNFISVTFMSFLSVKLRLTELPKGVKFRQILGIASLAGVGFTMSIFIANLAFVENTAFIDSAKVGILIGSFISGITGYTILKLSSKENETKNNK, from the coding sequence ATGATAGATAAAATAATAATTACACCATTTCAGAAATTTATTAAGATTGAAAGTTTTAGTGGGATACTCTTATTTAGTGCAACTATTATAGCATTAATTTGGGCAAATTCCCAATATAGTCACATCTATGAATCATTGTGGCAATACAAGTTAGGAATTAATACGCAAGACTTCAAACTTGCAAAACCACTCATATTTTGGATAAATGATGGATTAATGGTAATTTTTTTCTTTCTGATTGGATTAGAAATCAAAAGAGAGTTGCTGATAGGGGAATTAGATTCTATTAAAAAAGCAGCATTTCCATTTTTTTCCGCTATTGGAGGGATGATATTTCCCGTTGCTTTATTTATTTTTCTTAACAAAAATCCTGAAACATCAAGTGGATGGGGCATACCAATGGCTGCAGATATTGCATTTTCTTTGGCAATTTTAAAATTATTAGGTAATAGAGTGCCTTTGAGTCTTACAGTATTCTTAACTGCTTTTGCGATTATTGATGATATTGGTGCTGTACTTGTAATAGCTATTTTTTACAGTTCGAGTATTAATTTGTTGTTATTAGCATATGCTTTGATTCTTATTTTGATTCTCTCTTTCCTTTCGTATCGAAAAATATATGCGAAATATTTAATTTTATTATTTGGTATTATTATTTGGTTATTGTTTCTAAAAGCAGGTATTCATCCTACAGTAGCAGGAGTGTTATTAGCTTTTACTATTCCAATCAGACAAAAGATAGATATTAAAACATATACAAATAAGCTCTGTGATATCGCAAACGAAATAAAAGGAACTACTGATAATAAAAAATACATTCTTTCCAAAAAGCAGATAGAACATATAGATAATTTAGAAGCTTGTACGGATAAGGTGCAGTCGCCGCTCCAACTTCTTGAACACAGACTTCATAATTGGGTTGCATATTTTATTATACCAATTTTTGCATTAGCCAATGCAGGTGTTGTTTTTAATACAGATATGAATTTAGATTACTCACTAATAACCAACATTGTAATTTGCTTGTTTATCGGAAATTTTATTAGTGTAACATTTATGTCTTTCTTAAGTGTAAAATTGAGATTAACAGAATTGCCAAAAGGTGTAAAATTTAGGCAGATACTTGGCATTGCCTCCTTGGCAGGGGTAGGGTTTACCATGTCCATTTTTATTGCAAACTTAGCATTTGTTGAAAATACCGCTTTTATAGATTCAGCAAAAGTAGGAATTCTTATCGGATCATTCATTTCAGGTATAACAGGATATACAATTTTAAAATTAAGTAGTAAAGAAAATGAAACGAAAAATAATAAATAA
- a CDS encoding ketoacyl-ACP synthase III: protein MKSAIYSVITGTGNYIPSKRIKNEDFLTNEFYETDGKKLEKTNQEIIDKFLEITTISERRYVTDDLSTSDIAYYAAIDAIKSANIDKEELDYIIFAHNFGDVKNDNRQLDIVPSLAARVKHKLEIKNPNTVAYDLPFGCPGWLQGIIQADYFIKSGDAKKILVIGADILSRISDPHDRDSMLYADGAGATVLEAKKSDNPIGILAHKTRSDTFLYSQMLYMGKSYKTDNENKDDFFLKMNGRRLYQYALENVPQAIKDCLDKINTHLSEVKKVLIHQANGKMDDAILKRLYGLYDIVNVPKNVMPMTIAWLGNSSVATIPTLLDLLLNDKLKTHKVNKGDSLVFASVGAGMNINTLIYKM, encoded by the coding sequence ATGAAAAGTGCTATATACAGTGTAATTACAGGAACGGGAAATTACATTCCATCAAAACGTATCAAAAATGAAGATTTTCTTACCAATGAATTTTACGAAACAGACGGAAAGAAGCTCGAAAAAACGAATCAAGAAATAATTGATAAGTTTCTGGAAATTACGACTATTTCAGAAAGACGCTATGTTACAGACGATTTATCAACATCTGATATTGCCTATTATGCTGCTATTGACGCTATTAAGTCTGCAAACATTGATAAAGAAGAATTAGATTACATAATTTTTGCACATAATTTTGGCGATGTAAAGAATGACAATAGGCAGTTGGATATTGTTCCCAGTTTAGCTGCTCGGGTAAAACATAAATTAGAAATAAAAAATCCCAATACCGTAGCTTACGATTTACCTTTTGGCTGTCCGGGTTGGTTGCAGGGCATTATTCAGGCTGATTATTTCATAAAATCAGGGGATGCCAAAAAGATACTTGTTATCGGAGCTGATATATTATCCAGGATTTCCGATCCACATGACAGAGACAGTATGTTGTATGCAGATGGTGCCGGAGCTACCGTTTTGGAAGCCAAAAAGAGTGATAATCCCATTGGAATACTTGCACATAAAACACGCTCGGATACCTTTTTATATTCCCAAATGTTATATATGGGTAAATCATACAAGACTGACAATGAAAACAAGGATGACTTTTTTTTGAAGATGAATGGTCGAAGGCTTTATCAGTATGCACTTGAAAATGTACCTCAAGCAATAAAAGATTGTCTTGACAAGATCAATACTCATCTTAGTGAAGTTAAGAAAGTGCTAATCCATCAAGCTAATGGAAAAATGGATGATGCAATATTAAAAAGACTTTATGGACTTTATGATATAGTTAATGTGCCTAAAAACGTTATGCCGATGACAATTGCATGGTTGGGCAATTCATCTGTAGCGACCATACCGACTTTATTAGATCTTCTATTAAATGATAAATTGAAAACGCATAAAGTAAATAAAGGTGACAGCCTTGTTTTCGCATCCGTTGGAGCAGGAATGAATATTAATACATTAATTTATAAGATGTAA